In the genome of Gadus morhua chromosome 14, gadMor3.0, whole genome shotgun sequence, one region contains:
- the irx5a gene encoding Iroquois homeobox protein 5a: protein MAYPQGYLYQPSASLALYSCPAYSAGVISGPRTEELGRSSSGSAFAPYAGSTAFTGASPSYGSHLPYAADAAAAAATFSSYVGSPYDHTTGMAGSIGYHPYAAPLGSYPYGDPAYRKNATRDATATLKAWLNEHRKNPYPTKGEKIMLAIITKMTLTQVSTWFANARRRLKKENKMTWTPRNRSEDEDEDENIDLEKNDDDEPNKPSDKGDSTDTESDHKSLHPGDLQACDRFKEETHGTRDMDPLLSDSELKEQDERTDLLLSDHTLAKPTTSSPSAAPPRGTELPHAEQRDKPADSHHVGPTGPVNSNVTSVIHSLPSAPKPKLWSLAEIATSSDRCKGSSEPLPLPLGHGADASPPSRSSPHCHLPNSSTVLSRPLYYTSPFYPGYTNYGGFGHLHSNQGPGSGGPGAHLNGLNHQTVLSRAEALVRESHRVRGQTQQVDLFKDSPYELKKGMSNI, encoded by the exons ATGGCGTATCCTCAGGGCTACTTGTACCAGCCATCCGCTTCTCTGGCGCTGTACTCGTGCCCGGCGTACAGCGCGGGCGTGATCTCGGGACCAAGGACCGAGGAGCTCGGGCGGTCCTCGAGCGGGTCCGCCTTCGCGCCCTACGCCGGGTCCACCGCCTTCACCGGCGCGTCGCCCAGCTACGGGTCCCACCTGCCGTACGCGGCGGACGCGGCGGCCGCAGCGGCGACCTTCTCCTCCTATGTG GGTTCTCCGTACGACCACACCACGGGCATGGCCGGTTCGATAGGCTATCACCCCTACGCGGCCCCCCTGGGCTCCTACCCGTACGGGGACCCGGCCTACCGGAAGAACGCTACCCGGGACGCCACCGCTACCCTGAAGGCCTGGCTGAACGAGCACCGCAAGAACCCCTACCCCACCAAGGGCGAGAAAATCATGCTGGCCATCATCACCAAGATGACCCTCACGCAGGTGTCCACCTGGTTCGCCAACGCCAGGAGGAGGCTAAAGAAGGAGAACAAGATGACCTGGACCCCCAGGAACCGCAGCGAGgatgaggacgaggacgagaACATCGATCTGGAGAAGAACGACGATGATGAGCCCAACAAGCCGAGCGACAAGGGGGACTCCACTGACACCGAGTCAG ATCATAAATCGCTGCACCCAGGGGACCTGCAGGCGTGCGACCGCTTCAAGGAAGAGACGCACGGCACTAGAGACATGGATCCCCTCCTCAGCGACTCGGAATTAAAAGAGCAGGACGAGCGGACGGATCTGCTGCTGTCTGATCACACCCTAGCCaaacccaccacctcctctccttctgccGCGCCTCCCCGGGGAACCGAACTGCCACACGCGGAGCAGCGCGACAAACCCGCAGACTCGCACCACGTGGGGCCCACGGGCCCGGTGAACAGTAACGTGACGTCGGTGATTCACTCGCTCCCGTCGGCGCCGAAGCCCAAACTGTGGTCGCTGGCGGAGATCGCCACGTCGTCGGACAGGTGTAAGGGCAGCAGCGAGCCACTGCCGTTGCCGTTGGGCCACGGCGCAGACGCGTCGCCCCCCTCGCGCTCGTCCCCGCACTGCCACCTCCCCAACAGCAGCACCGTGCTGTCGAGGCCCCTGTACTACACGTCCCCCTTCTACCCCGGCTACACGAACTATGGCGGCTTTGGACACCTGCACAGTAACCAGGGCCCCGGCtcgggggggcccggggcccaccTGAACGGATTAAACCACCAGACTGTGTTAAGTAGAGCAGAGGCGCTGGTCAGGGAGAGCCACAGAGTCAGAGGCCAGACGCAGCAGGTAGATCTCTTTAAAGACTCCCCTTATGAACTAAAGAAAGGTATGTCAAACATTTAA